The Vicia villosa cultivar HV-30 ecotype Madison, WI linkage group LG1, Vvil1.0, whole genome shotgun sequence genome includes a region encoding these proteins:
- the LOC131620480 gene encoding TPR repeat-containing thioredoxin TTL2-like isoform X1: protein MCRLSRLVGERMGLYVLLFLDLEPEPGGRPLPIFESNGNDEELLRNDESNGISNCSRAEALLKLHQIDDAELILSHAPKSDPQINHSPFEAIYFGMFAEAYSFYVRTQIQIAFGRFENAVTSVEKANHIDLQNIEIAGK from the exons ATGTGCCGTTTAAGCCGATTGGTCGGGGAGCGTATGGGATTGTATGTTCTTCTCTTCTTAGATCTGGAACCAGAACCAGGAGGGCGACCTCTTCCTATCTTTGAATCCAATGGCAATGATGAAGAATTATTGAGGAATGACGAATCGAATGGTATATCCAATTGTTCTAG AGCAGAAGCCCTTTTGAAACTTCATCAAATTGATGATGCAGAATTAATTTTGTCACATGCTCCGAAATCGGATCCACAAATTAATCATTCACCTTTTGAAGCAATATATTTTGGGATGTTTGCTGAAGCTTATTCCTTCTATGTCAGAACACAGATTCAGATCGCATTCGGAAG GTTTGAGAATGCGGTTACATCTGTAGAGAAGGCAAATCATATTGATCTCCAAAATATTGAAATTGCTGgaaaatga
- the LOC131620480 gene encoding TPR repeat-containing thioredoxin TTL2-like isoform X2 produces MTNRMVYPIVLEALLKLHQIDDAELILSHAPKSDPQINHSPFEAIYFGMFAEAYSFYVRTQIQIAFGRFENAVTSVEKANHIDLQNIEIAGK; encoded by the exons ATGACGAATCGAATGGTATATCCAATTGTTCTAG AAGCCCTTTTGAAACTTCATCAAATTGATGATGCAGAATTAATTTTGTCACATGCTCCGAAATCGGATCCACAAATTAATCATTCACCTTTTGAAGCAATATATTTTGGGATGTTTGCTGAAGCTTATTCCTTCTATGTCAGAACACAGATTCAGATCGCATTCGGAAG GTTTGAGAATGCGGTTACATCTGTAGAGAAGGCAAATCATATTGATCTCCAAAATATTGAAATTGCTGgaaaatga